DNA from Daucus carota subsp. sativus chromosome 1, DH1 v3.0, whole genome shotgun sequence:
ggGTCCGGTCAAAGCATGTTGAAATGTGTGTAAGAGGTCAATcatcatattatataaaaaacaaaagaaatatatttttatcttatttttaaataaattgtatatctgtatttaaaaatttaaaatgccAGTGGACAAACAAGGGACGGACTCGGGCAGTATAAATACAGATCAAGAAGCACAAGTCCTCTACTTTTGTATTCCTGTATTCTTGAACAATCAACAACCGGCATTCCTGTATTCCTGTATGATAAAAAACAGACTGCACAACTAATATTTGACACTCTTTTGTATGTATCGGAGCTCAATATTGGCGTGCCTCTACTTTCAAATTGCTTGGCACTAGTTCTCACCTCATCAGGTATCCTTGACTTTAGTCTTTTTCATCTTCTTTTGCtgctttaattattttttttgagtcAGTTGATTCGTAGATTCGTTATGTgttaaatcacttaaaattaacGATGCCCACGTATTAGTATGCGTTAATTAGTTCAAACTGAGCCATTTGTTATGGGTTTTAAGCAGAATTTTGAGCAGTGCTGTtaggtgtttgatgaaagtcCTCTGAGAAGATTTATattgtgttccaaaggaaatTGATGGTGTGTTATTAGACTATAAATGGGTGAATGGTTTGTTGAAATTAGTTAAGAGTAACGACCCATGTAGGCCAGTAGCAAATACTACATATTGTGGTGGATGATGTTACTAGTAGAATTGAATGAGTAGCTTCGATAAATTGTGTGGAAGTGAACAGAATTGGGCAAAATAAATGTTTAGCGTTTGATTGCTTTGTTTCCGATTTATCCCCAATCCATACCATGTCCATCCGGATACAGCACAACATTGGATTGAGAGTTGCTCGAATTAGTCTTTTGGTAAttggaaaatatcaaaacaatgaATTGAGAAAGTATGTGATCCAGTGGGACGTGGGTATATGTGAACCAACTATATACTAGACTTTAGGATATGTTTGACAAACAATTATTTGATAAACTATTTTTTAACTTTGTTTTCGGtttattgagttttttttagacatatttaatgataaatatatgtttttgatattttaaaagagtaaattaattttattaacattAAATACGTTGATCCCAACAATCATatgatagatataattacattgATTTATTTGACCGTACATATAATACTCCCCTTGtaaatcataattaataaattacccTTTTCtctatttgtttttaaaataaatagaaaaaagatatataaacaaacctatgttacccggactcggctaaaagtgtccaacatggatacatgtccgagtgtcggatTAGGCAATATTCTAAAAACCTTACATGCTTTTGACCTAAAATAAGTGTCAGAGTATCCATACGCATGTTCGAGTGTCGAGTGTCTGACACGAGGAATTCTCACAAAATGAAGAGTCGGGGTAAAATAGAAACAAACAATGAAAGTCAGACTAACGTATGTCTTCttaactctaacgtgttctaGTTCAGATGTGTCTAACTTCAAGACAAGCACGAAGCCGTCATGTGTTTTATTCCAAGACAAACATGAAGGCCAAAATATTCTTTTCCCTGTAAATggagaaatatgaaaaatatgatttaaaattagctAAGAAGACCACAAAAGAAGTAAAATACACATCATTAACAGTtaacacatattaatattaaaaaacatttacaaatagatataaaaatgtatattgTTTCTACTGCCCATttactatatataaaataaatctcttaaagaaaatataattaatcggTTAATAACATTTAATCAAACTTCAAtacattttcataaaatttctcATATGAAAAAATGTGGGTATCCAACAATACTAAACCTGAAaccactaataaaatgatgttaaaaaataatttaacaaaaaattttgaattatatactcACGCATGCTTCGCACAGATTTAAGGCTAGCTAGATTAATTCAAGAACACATATGGACATATGGTTGTTCATCTGGTCATCTCTATGTCTGTTCAATGTATCGACTCAAAAATGTTTATATGTTCTATACTTCTATGTATTCTGTATAATTTGACAACTTAACTAAATTGTTTTGCTTTGGGAGATAACTAGATACCAAAGTATTGGGACTGTTACTAGAGCTAAGCTGACAAATCTCAGCAGATGGATAAAAAGGATATGTTAGGGCGCAATAGAGTCGAAGATGTTAATTGGCTCTGCTGCCTGAGCGAACCTGAGCTTGTAAGTGCTTTAAGTACTGGacatatatatttagatatacCTGCTTAAAAGCTTTTACTAAAATTCCCATCTTCATGTCAggatctactgattgatttaaaGATGATGGTCCTTCAACGTGCCAAAAAAATTGATTGTGATTCTTTGGTTAAGAAGTTTGACTTGAAGATCCTCCGAGCGCTTGGTATGTTGTCAATTCCTTTGTGCTATAATTCCCAAAATTAGTTCCTTCGCAAACTTCAATGCAACAcgtgataatttaaaatatgtatttcatCTTTGTGTATCTATAATTGAAAACTTACAATATCAAGTTGAAGAGAAAGTTTCGATCAGTTGCACAggaaataaatgaatttttctaAGCCTCAGTGTTGGCTTCATACTGCAGGCTGTATTTTATGCATATACTTTGTAAACATACAAGTTTTTGGATAATTGAAGTTAGTGGAACTCAGCTGCATTGACCAGTTAGCATTCATATTTATGATTGTGTTCACATTGTCCTGCTTGAATTTCCTTATGCAGGATTCATTTTGATGGAGCACTTTAAAGAGAACATCAAAAATATGACAAACACCCCTGACTTGGCAGACATTTGTGCTTCTTTAGACAGATGTAATTTACTGAAACTGGATGACCAGGATGGTTCTGGTTCGGCAAGTATAGAAGAACTGAAAATATTAACTGGGAATAGAAAAAGGAGAGCTGTGGAATTGTAAGTAATAGCAGTGACACTAAACaagcaattttttttctaattgtaTATACTTTTGTATGCTTGTGGCACAGGTGTGTTTCTTTGGCAAACAGGTGCTGAAATCAGTTTAACTGAAATGCTAAACTGTGTGTTAATAAAGGTCATGTATCTAGACAGAAACAATTTAATACCCTAGCAGAAGCTTGCAGAGCTGCCCcccttcccccccccccccccaacaaacacacacacacgtcaGATAGAACTGTGGTACTCAGGACTAGAAGTTTGTTTTTTGGTTTTCACTAGTACAATAATTGACCCCGAACCTTGCTCCAAAATATGATTTATACTATTCGATGTATAACTTAAAAACTTTGTTTCTTTGTGTTTACTCTTGAATAACATTGTTTTATGATTTGTTcgtttatattttaagtacaaATTGATATTCTAAATTAGAATTAGCGGTGATTggtgatttttataatttgttcgAAGCAGATAGTTCCTCATGTACTGTATAAGCAAATATAGTTTTTGATGAAATCGAAGGAAAAACAAcattaatatatgaaaactgAGAAGTCAAAACACCACGAGTGTTTTGCATCAAATTTGAGTTTAAATTTTGGTATGTATGATCTCCAGCAACAATCACATTGTGTAATCTATTAATGTTTCGGTCCTGCATTGTTTTTCATATAGTACAAAAGATGAAAGCTATCCTGTAAACCATTGTGAATTTCGTCTTTGCTTTATTAACATGCTCATAGTTTTTCATTTCACTGTGTATGTGCTGAATGGATAGTTGCAATCACGATAGTGTATATAGTGTTGATACTTCTTGTACTGCTAACTTGAACAaggttttatatatgtattccAGATATAACGAGGAGGTGCTTGAAGATCCCAGAGGCTGCTAATGGACTGTGATTAGCATATGCTGTTCGCATGATGTGACTCTTTGTTGTTGTCTACAGTTAGTCGTCTTGATCATTTTAGTAGGCAGATATTAGCCTTATAGTTATCATTTTTGGCCCCCAGTGATTTCATTTTAGTTATGTTCCTTGATTCTAGTTTTGTGTACCAACTGTCTATGACCTATATAGACTTTCATatccaaatttcaattaatacaGAGTAAAATGGACACTTCTAGTTGTTAAAGATGATTTACTTGTATTCTCAGCCCGAAATGACTTTCATGTATATGAAGTTACGAACAGTCATCCAATGATCATAGTCCTGGCATTCACCCCTATATATATTGCAGTTCAGTTGATTCAGTTGACTTGGATGATTCGACTTAGGTTTAGTACTATGCCTTGCTAAGTGCATTTAGGCACCCATAGGATTGAATGCGCGGTGAAAAGAAGATATCTTAATACTTCTCAGTTCTGTACGGTATACTTCCAGACATGCTAGTGTTTTTTTCTGACTTACAGGGAAAGCGGAAGAGAATAAGGTTAGCCAAATAATCTTCATGTAGGCATGCTTGCTTGTTACTTTTTGTTGTATTCATCAAAGCCATGGAAATGAAGTGCTTTAGGGACCTCCATTTTCTAAAAAAGCTTGTTTCTAGTGGTCTCTTCTTTGTCATCTTATTTCCTGTATAGTTATCTCCTTTTGATACCAAAAGCTTGAGGTGATGGGCACTTGAAATTTCTTGTTACAGAAAAAGGAAATTATGAGCCGCAAGGTATCATAGTACATGCTTTGCTTCATAGGCAATCTATTGTGGAAGAAATTGTGTCCCGAGTCAATCTAATCATGCTAGTTATTGTAATAATACTCCCATGTTTTGTAACCTCTAGCTAAAGCATATTATTCTCTCTAAGGGAGGAAAAAATTTATAACGTTCAAGGAATATCATCATTCGATTCCAAGTTAAGAACTTTGGTTGGTCGGAAAACACtcgataaaaaaaatgtatggaTTTTTCGCATAAGCAATATAAGcaatgtttttaaatttatttatttaaaaatccccgattagTCTTTAGAATATATTTTACTCATTTACCGATGATTTGgttaaaaaatttagataaatTCTCAATAATTCTTAAATCGATAGGTTAATTGATTAGTTCTGATTTCTGCAAGATCGGAGCATTATTAGGTTTTATATTCTTTCCTCGGCATTAACCGTTGAATCAACCCTACAATACGGTTGTATGTCTTGTTTTATGGTTTTTAAAGACGtaaattgacaaaaaaaaatctcatgtGAAAGAACACACTCCCTAGTCCCTACTAGCAGCAGCTATATGAAATTTGACTTGTTCAAAAGACAAATCTGTAATAGTAATATATGTTCCCCGTTGATCAGAGGCTGTGGTGCTTTTGACAATATATTAACATACATTATTCAAAACACTCCAaagttaaagtgtttggaaggTGAGAGTAGTTAATTTTTGGTACAAAGAACATAAATTATTTCTCTTTGACTTTTTTATGCCTGCTTTTTCTTGtttctaaattttgaatttatatgcTCTTTTGCCCTTCTCTCGTCACCAACCGAAAGAAAATTTACATTTTCTCCACGACCGAAAGGGCAGGTCACACCAATGCTCTGTGCTTGAATCGACTCCTGCAGACAGTTTGtctgaaaataaaattgttatGTTGAATAAGTTACAGCGTTGGACTTAACTCAGGGGTGTTTGGCCCGGACGTTTAAATCCGGCTTCCGGAATTATAAGTTGAAAGCATATTTTTGTAccgtttatataaaaaagtcaagaaatacttataaaaaactaaaaatactacttataagtcttaatctgcttctaacttctatttcacttttttactttaagcaagaaccACTTATTTTAATCTCACGCAAATGACCTCTTAAAATTGTGACACGTGAAGTTGGGagtttaaaatatctgtttagataattttggtttattaatgacttaagagttattaaaaatgtaacaataaaaataaaaataatttatgctttatgggtaatttttatttaaaaaaagctCAGAAAAATTAAGTTACTGAAAAAGATATCTCAAACTAAATTTGTGACTGTAAGTCAATTTCTGATTTAAGGGGTATTTGGTCAGGCTTTTAAACTTGGCTATAAATTGAAAGCACTTATTTGTAGCATTTgtgttaaaagttaaaaaatgaaaaatgattaTATGAAGTTGAGAATAatagtttttgtttcatgacttatatttctttctcaaacactttaatcacttataatccCTAACTTCCTTCTAACTTCTATTTGACTTCtctattttaatcaaaaaatatttattttaaattcactcaAACAGTCTCTTAAAAGTCAATTTCTGACTTATTTCACAAATtgatatttttcagtttaaaataaGAAACCGTTTTAAAGCGGGACAAACAGACTCATGTACTCCCACGTTCTTGTGAAAGCGGACAATCTTACAAATATATTCCAAATATTAAGAGAAAATATTACCGTGAAACTTAAAATTGAAATGACTGATATAAAACATAaacgaaatattttttttaacgagAAACTTATCATGAATCTACTGATTTATGCCATTTTCGTCATTGCTGGTGCAAGGTATAAACGATCATCCACCGAAAATACCGATTAACGGAGCAGCGAGAACCAAGAGAAGCATGCGTGAGAAGAAAGATGATTTTACAATGTCAGGTTTATTTTATCTTTAGATTGgcatatcattttttaaataatcccCACAGAAAGCATGCGATTACACAAGATAATACacctaattttttttgacaaaatgcaaattcattccattaaattaaaacaagtctagtcgggacaaatccccaactaacaatgcaatcaggttgataaacaataaaacgagataaacaaatagccgcattgtttccagactgcttaacaaactgaatccaaggattcttgaaattgaaaatgaatacaaaggcttctcgagtaatccagcctacatcaatcccgaaaatggtagcttcacaattgaccttcacactAGTTAcatggctgttgcggtgttcagacgactcagttgtaaaaactaagagcatctccaagagcctccttgttggctcctaaatataatataaaaaatgtggctcttagtaatttaggacaaagttaagagtgtaaactccaacaatactctctacatctcttctctatttcatattttattcatatattgggctccactataacaaaagagagggaaagatggaagttgattggagggaaggatttttttattgtgaaaaaataagttaggagccatgtggtggctcttaactttgaggagagaggagagagaaacaagaggctcttaagatttaagagccacttaagagtctcttggagcaacattttggttctccctcctcaaatctcaagttaggagcctaaatgaagagtctcttggagatgctctaagcaatgaggaacaagggtcctcgaataatgaacaactataatttgtgaaaggtgagcacatgcgatcgtcaccgttccaagcataccccagctatctacatgccgggagccagctatagacatgccgaaagtaatAATGATGCGGTAACCTagatctcccaaaactccatcacaatcattctcattgataacaCAGAAAGACATAACAACGCAGAATCACCCAAGAATGgggtactaaatcaacacaagccaaaaggcgagacgggaaaacacaatcggacctttgatttcaaaagatctgatttattcagaaaacaatcaagcccaaactcaaatccgaaacagatccgagaataaaactcgattgaaatcttcgaggtttaagcaacactcgattttattgaaaaacaaaaaactggtaaatagtggagaagatgggagagcgaaaatgatttggtggatgaagaggatgaaggtgaagaatggagaagtgacggctagttttgggagtcgactctcaaaaccctaatttgagaGAGAACGGAGAGTTTAATATTCGTTTAATCTTAGATAATACACCTAATTAAACACTCATAGATGACCAGGTTCATGTATTCAgtgattttgttaatttaataataaaatattgttcgAAGATAAATTTACTGAAAATACACCACTACCATGTAATTTGTCCATATGCCAAAAGTTAAAGCTCCTAACAGCATTTTTAAACGATGGCCTCCATATTCGTCTTTTCAACTGTCATCACctgaatttatttatataatctatatacttaaaaaaaagttGCATATAATTGTGCTATTTTCTAATCTTTCATCTTACCATTACTAGACCCTTCTATCCATTTTTCTTAGAAGACTTCAGTTTGACACGTATTtagaaaaatttacaaaatataattttacaagttatttttaaaaaaatgaataaaaatttgatatttaatatttatataacaattaaagatgaattatgaaatatattatatatacattttaatattttttataaaattgtatatattgatttcaACACTCAGccaaaatatcaaatatgataCCTTAAATCTATAACAACTTTACCAGATTTCTCCTTGTAACCCATGACACTCCTCAAACCAAACGAGCCCAACGATCAATTCCGAACGGTGAATGTATTATGGTCACGGAtaggggtggcaatcgtttcgtttcgtttcgtgtattttagtgtttcgtgtactcaaaggtgaaacctgtatccgcccgttattaatttcgtgtacctaatttgaaacccgtatccatttcgaatcgtttcgtgtatatttcgtgtacttttcgtgtatattatatataaaaatattaatatattttttaatcaaaaaatagatttaatatatattttcctttataaatttattaaatgtgaatgatatatattatacttgtatacaattctttataaatttgttaatgtatctacaatatatatccacacatacatataaatatatactttatactcaattatatatttaatatatcattacatatatataataaatataatctacaaatatttcgtgtactttcgtgtatttcgtgtatcccaaatgaaaacccatatccgacacaaaatctatcgtgtaattttgtgttcgtgtacttttgtgtttcgtgtatcgaaaatcaaaaccagTATCCATTTTTTTTATGTCGTTttgtttcgtgttagcgtgttacgtgtcaaattgccaggccTAGTCACGGATCGCATCTTCTGATTTGTAGACTGTATAATGACTATCGCTCCCCACGAAAACCTCCCCactttttcttcattttcactCCATTAATCTACTTTGTGACACTTATTCACTCTCGTTCTCCACTTGCTAATCTTCATACTTCTATTAACctctatatattttacaatcCAAGTGGACCTACAATTATAATTCTTGTAGTATCCAAGCAATAGTACTGATATATCATAATTCATAGCATGAAGCTTAATGGGAGAAAACAGAGTGGTGCAGCTGCAGGAGGTTTATCAGCAGCAGCACAAGTATCACCATGCGCAGCCTGCAAGCTTCTTCGGAGAAAATGTGCAGCTGGGGACTGTGTATTTGCTCCACACTTTCCCCCGGATGATCCTTCGAAATTTGCCAATGTTCATAAGGTCTTTGGTGCTAGTAATGTCAACAAAATGTTACAGGTATGTCGATGATGTACACAGTCTTACCCTTATTTTTCGTTACAAGACTGGTTCTGTAAGTAGAATCCTCCTGAATAATTACTCTCTCGGTCCTCCTGAATTGGATATATCGGGAGACCGGACGCGGAGACACGAAACGTAGAGAGAaagaaaaaatcttaaaaacaaGTTATGAAACCATAATTCATGTGATCATTTAAATACGTGCCGAGCAGTGAagatataatatacaaaataaataggACGAAAGGagtaaaatttaagaaatttggTCAAAATTCCTTGAATTTCGAGATATGTGTGACATGTCTGGTCATGTTGTGACAGAACTGACTGTTGTGGCACCTGTTTTTGTATTTTGTGAGTAGATCACAGTGTCAGATATATGTTTATGCAATTCCAAATTTCTCaattcatttcataaaaattatcaattatTTTACTTGATCATCGTACCTGGTACACAAAACTCCCGCGAGGTTATAGAGAAGGTCCAATGCACCGTTGATATACTTATTTATCGGTAATTTACTTGGTAAAATCTAAATTCATAGCATTTTGGATTGCAGGAGGTGCCTGAGCATCAAAGAGGAGACGCAGTGAGTAGCATGGTGTACGAAGCAAATGCCAGGGTCCGAGACCCAGTTTACGGCTGTGTTGGGGCCATTTCATGTCTACAACAACAAATTGACACATTACAGACTCAGTTAGCCATAGCTCAGGCACAAGTATTGCACCTCCGTGTTCATGTAGCGGCTACAGCAGGTCAAGCCCTTTGCGCATCAACTTGTGGATCACCTATGACATCAAAGATAACAATGAGCAACCAGACCAAACCTAATTCTAACATGAGTATGGTTGTAGACCAGGGCAGCCTCGGAGATTTCACTTGGTCATGTTAATTTTTAACTAGCTAACTAGATAAACTTTATTATGAATCTGTAATCAAACCCACTGGCCACTGTGACTACATTGGACTAAGAGGTGTTTTAGTTATCAACAATACTTGTCATCATTGTATGttattgtaatatattattagttGGTACTTATGTACATAGTGACTCCTGTTACTTCTCTTGTTTCATGTCTGATCATAAATTATGCAGTGGAGTCGTGGAAGATTAGATGGACTAAAATACCAGTAGACTGAATCCCCGGAGAATGTCTAGTGGTGAATCAGTTGTTAACGTCAAAACCTGACTTATTCACTTAAAGCGGATTCTGCAGGGAAATACCAGTAGACTTAATCCCCGGAGAATGTCTATTAGTGAATCAGTTGTTAACGTCAAAACCTGAATTATTCACTTAAAAGCGGATTCTGCAGGGCACCCCGTGTTAAAATCCTAACAGTATACCAAAAGAGTAAACTGAGAAGCAACCAAAATCGAATTCAAGTCTTTGCTTAAGTTTAATGCCACAGATAGTGCGCCTGCCCTGCGCGCCTGCCTCTTAAAGCCACCATTAAAGAGATTAGGACCCTGAGGCCCGGGTTTTGAATGTGTTGCTGCGTAAACAAACAACCaaacttataatttataacaGAATTAAAGAATATGACAGGAAAGTTGTTATGTGCATTATATGGTCAAACTGCTACTAATCGATATTGACAACAAATACTGATGATCACATATTAATTTCGTGCAGTTGGTGTAATTATCTCAATCAAGTCTTCTGCTTCAGTATAAATCTCAATTAATGGAAATTTATGGACTGCAAAATATCAGCACTCAATTTCCTTTGTGTTGGGTCTAGTAGGGTGGTCCACACCCGGGGTTTACTTCTAAAGCTTCCCcgtcaaaagaaaagaaaaaaagaactcAAAGCAACTGAAGGTGAGTTCATAACTCCAGGTTTTTCGTTACTCTAATAGTATATCATATGGGGAAGGAGAAACTGCCTCTTCGCCATCAGAGACGAGAAGAAGGCAAGACAAAAGGAGATCATCGCCTGTATCCGCTTAGCAGGGCTGTTGCTGCCTACTGAGCTTTCATAGAAACTGAATTATTCATCTAGACTGATTTATTCCGCTAAAGTAGTAGGTGGGAGTCTTGTGTACTGGGATATACAACGTGTTTAGTAAACATATATGGACGATGTTATATGAAAAGGCGCAACAGAGTCACAAATATGTAATAAAACAGTCTtaatatttcataaatcacTAACAAGACTTTTACAAATGCCTCTCCTCTAAAATAAATCCACTAACCCTATAACAACTTATAAGCATTCCAAGCTTCTTCAAATTAGTATATCTGCAATACACTCTCACACTCTTGTTATAATTATACACTCATTCAAGCCCAAACCAACCAAAAACCTTTTTACCTATCCCTAGCATTAAACTCAACTAAGCACAGCACAATCTCGGATAATTTTTATCACGAGTGGCAAAGCAAACACAACCAGAATCACTCGGCTTAGCTGAGCTCGAGTCACAAGCTAAATAAAGAAGCTAATCATTAATAATAGTCGCCTAATTAATTAGAAGACAAGGTTGATGACGACGTTGCAGATGAAGTTCTTGGTGATCCACCAGACGCGTGTTTTAACACCACAGTTGGGAGGATACTCGTCTTTCTCCTCTCGTGCTCCTGAACTAATTCTCCGGAAAATAACTCCAGTTTCTCCAGATTAGTCTTTTGAACCAACTTTTTCCCCTTGAACAACACTGATTCTACACTCTTTTGTCTCAACATTTGATCAATTGATGCCAATACCTTGTCATTCTTGTCCCCTTTTGAGCTACCGACACCATTAGTGGCTTGTATGCGAACATAATCACTTGACCTACACTCTCCAAATGCCATGGATACAGCTTGATCAACCTACACATTAGAAAAACAACCATAAGATTTTGTAAATCAtagaaagttaaaaaaaaaattccaaccATTTCTTAAAAATTCTCAAGCACACATGTATCCGTGTATCCGCTCAGACAATTGAGTGTCGATTCGTGGTTATTGTTGTATTTGTACTTTGACACAATTTATACTGATGTGTGACATATAATTTGTACCTAAAAATAGAATCTAAACAATTTGAAGTCgaacacaataatattagtcATTTGTCTGTCTGTCGCGTCATTTGAGCAAAGAATTGGATTAAAATTTGGTATGCATAACATAACTCTACATATATACGAAAAACAGGGTAAGTAGAAAAATTTACCATGTCCGAAACTCCTTCTCCGGCTATCTTGACAAATGCTGTCGGCAAAGCGGATAATTTTCCGACAAGACCGGGACATGATTCACCATTGCCCAAAGACACAACCAACAAGTCCTCAACTCCATTACAAAACGGAAATTCTTGCTTGTTATTAAGCACATGAGTGATGGCCGCGGACGTCGGATTGTTCATCGCAATTTCTCCGCCGATTGCCGTGATCATTGTTTTCCGATCAATTGATTTCATCTCAACTGCCACGTGGCCAGCTGACGTGGCAGCACACACATCCTTGATCATGAAATCGTAGCCGTCGGTTTCGAAAGCATCAGCGCGGGAAAAAACGAAAGGCGCACCACTTGTCAGATCATAACAAGGGATCAAAACAGCCTTCAACGTGTCTTTTAAAGTCAACTCGCCGAACCTCTTGCCGAACACATTCTCCGGTGACCGGAAAAACCGCCGGAACCCTCCTGCCGCCGGCGACCTGAAAATTTTC
Protein-coding regions in this window:
- the LOC108205390 gene encoding LOB domain-containing protein 4, yielding MKLNGRKQSGAAAGGLSAAAQVSPCAACKLLRRKCAAGDCVFAPHFPPDDPSKFANVHKVFGASNVNKMLQEVPEHQRGDAVSSMVYEANARVRDPVYGCVGAISCLQQQIDTLQTQLAIAQAQVLHLRVHVAATAGQALCASTCGSPMTSKITMSNQTKPNSNMSMVVDQGSLGDFTWSC
- the LOC108194321 gene encoding uncharacterized protein LOC108194321 — protein: MDKKDMLGRNRVEDVNWLCCLSEPELDLLIDLKMMVLQRAKKIDCDSLVKKFDLKILRALGFILMEHFKENIKNMTNTPDLADICASLDRCNLLKLDDQDGSGSASIEELKILTGNRKRRAVELYNEEVLEDPRGC
- the LOC108205389 gene encoding patatin-like protein 7, whose protein sequence is MAATILDTNCELDKLTSEIFSILENKFLFGEYVNDPQLFSAKHQALPLEQLKSGKHITGKVRVLAIDGGGATDGVLSGKALVHLESCLREKSGDPNARIADFFDVVAGSGAGGVLAALLFTAGKDGRPIFTATEALNFVVENRRKIFRSPAAGGFRRFFRSPENVFGKRFGELTLKDTLKAVLIPCYDLTSGAPFVFSRADAFETDGYDFMIKDVCAATSAGHVAVEMKSIDRKTMITAIGGEIAMNNPTSAAITHVLNNKQEFPFCNGVEDLLVVSLGNGESCPGLVGKLSALPTAFVKIAGEGVSDMVDQAVSMAFGECRSSDYVRIQATNGVGSSKGDKNDKVLASIDQMLRQKSVESVLFKGKKLVQKTNLEKLELFSGELVQEHERRKTSILPTVVLKHASGGSPRTSSATSSSTLSSN